One Numenius arquata chromosome 10, bNumArq3.hap1.1, whole genome shotgun sequence DNA segment encodes these proteins:
- the NPY4R2 gene encoding neuropeptide Y receptor type 4-2 → MNKTRAVNDGFPFLNSKNWSSNRSFSAHISNQCRNITDLTVFLATSYSLETVLGIVGNICLIAVIARQKEKANVTNILISNLIISDLFMCLVCLPFTVVYTMMDYWIFGEVMCKMTSFTQCTSVTVSILSLVLIALERHQLIINPTGWRPSISQAYLGIGVIWILACLMSLPFLTTSILSNDLYEQLSHIMNFSTDKAICIDSWPSEQHRLIYTTTLLLLQYCIPLFFIILCYLRIYLRLQKRKDMFEKSEYSNRAVQLRRINILLASMVAAFAVCWLPLHVFNTIVDWNYKIISPCHHNLIFSLCHLVAMASTCVNPVIYGFLNSNFKKEVKSLILSCQHNSVTASMEEYDHLPLSTMQTEISKGSLVLNCRHNSI, encoded by the coding sequence ATGAATAAGACAAGAGCTGTTAATGACGGTTTTCCTTTCCTGAACAGTAAGAACTGGAGCTCAAATCGAAGCTTCTCTGCACACATTTCTAATCAGTGCAGGAACATCACTGACCTTACTGTCTTTCTGGCCACCTCTTACAGCTTGGAGACTGTCCTAGGCATTGTGGGGAACATCTGTCTGATTGCTGTCATCGCCAGGCAGAAGGAAAAGGCCAACGTCACCAACATCTTAATTTCCAATTTAATCATTTCAGACTTGTTTATGTGTCTGGTCTGTCTGCCTTTCACCGTTGTTTACACCATGATGGACTACTGGATATTTGGGGAAGTCATGTGCAAAATGACCTCTTTCACCCAGTGCACATCTGTGACAGTGTCAATTCTTTCCCTCGTCCTTATTGCTCTGGAAAGACACCAGCTCATCATAAACCCAACTGGCTGGAGGCCAAGCATCTCCCAAGCTTATCTTGGAATTGGAGTAATTTGGATTTTAGCGTGTCTCATGTCCCTGCCCTTTTTGACCACATCCATCTTGTCTAATGATTTGTACGAGCAGCTATCACACATCATGAATTTCTCCACTGACAAGGCCATATGCATCGATTCCTGGCCTTCCGAGCAACACAGACTTATCTACACCACCACTTTGCTGCTCTTGCAATATTGCATCCCACTGTTCTTCATTATACTTTGCTACCTACGTATCTACTTACGTCTACAGAAGAGAAAGGACATGTTTGAGAAGAGCGAATACAGCAACCGAGCAGTTCAGCTGAGGAGGATAAATATTTTGTTAGCATCAATGgttgctgcttttgctgtgtgCTGGCTACCCCTGCATGTTTTCAACACTATCGTGGACTGGAATTACAAAATCATTTCGCCTTGCCACCATAACCTGATCTTCTCATTGTGCCACCTGGTAGCCATGGCTTCCACCTGTGTCAACCCTGTTATCTACGGTTTCCTCAACAGCAACTTCAAAAAGGAGGTGAAGTCACTGATTCTGAGCTGCCAGCATAATTCAGTAACTGCATCGATGGAGGAATATGATCATTTGCCTTTATCCACCATGCAGACTGAAATCTCCAAGGGCTCACTGGTGTTGAACTGCAGACATAATTCGATTTAG